Part of the Lucilia cuprina isolate Lc7/37 chromosome 5, ASM2204524v1, whole genome shotgun sequence genome is shown below.
CCGTGAGGATAATATTCCTCAATTGGAAGATGTTTCCAATTTCTTGAAAGGTAATTGTTtgatataagaaatattttatttgtgtcGCTGCTTTGCCGAAAATATAGCCTAGAAGGTTTTGGAATCAttaattatgatttaaaaattaaaaaaatcatagattataatctagtctaaagtgtagactATCGTTAAATTgatagcttagactatagactatagtgcagattaGTTTAATATAACGTCCAATATAGTCTTTAATCCAGACTACATATAGTCAAGTATTTAGTACACTATATGGTcctgactataggctatagttcagtcagtacagtctatagttcagtctgtagtacaaattataatatagtctataatccataCTATGGTTGAGTCTTTTTATAGTCCATAGCAAAGTCCCTAGtccataatatagtctagtctatagtccagtcttcaATCTATCAAATCtatccaaactatagtctagtctttagtccagattatGCTCTACAGACTTTATTCtacctatagtccagtctaaagtcagGACTTTATAGTTCATACTATTGTTCAGAATAAAATTCTAGTTTATATTTAGAATAAGCACATAGTACAGACTgcagtctagcttatagtcaagattatattctagtctatagtttaatctatagtgtaATTATTAGTCCATGCTTTGGCCTATAAACTAATCCGAATTAAAATCTACACTAAATTTAACAGaaccaaatacatatatatttactattCTTCAGATTGTACCGGTTTCACATTGCGTCCCGTGGCTGGTCTTTTGTCATCTCGTGACTTTTTAGCTGGTTTAGCCTTCCGTGTTTTCCATTCCACACAATATATTAGACATCCCAGTAAGCCCATGTACACTCCAGAACCCGATGTCTGCCATGAATTAATGGGTCATGTACCACTATTTGCTGATCCCGATTTTGCACAATTCTGTCAAGAAATCGGTCTAGCTTCATTGGGTGCTCCTGatgattttattgaaaaattagctACTGTAAGTTAAATTATAAGATAGACAtgaaactattttaatattaataactcTTTTATAGATCTTTTGGTTTACCGTTGAATTTGGTTTGTGTCGCCAAGAAGGTGAATTAAAAGCATATGGTGCTGGTCTTCTTTCCTCTTTCGGTGAGCTACAATATTGTTTAAGTGATAAACCTCAACACAAAGATTTTGATCCTGAAGTTACGGGTGTAACTAAATATCCAATTACACAATTCCAAGAAGTCTACTATGTGGCAGATAGTTTTGAAAGTGCCAAAGAAAAGACTATGTAAGTGGGAAATATATTTcgtaataaataacaattaaacgttattatttttttttaataattttagtaaatttgcCAACTCTATTCCCCGTCCCTTTGGCGTACGCTATAACGCCTACACCCAGAGCATTGAAGTTTTAGATTCGAAACATCAAATTGCTAATTTAATGGAAAACATCAATTCTGAATtccaaattttgcaaaatgctgtgcaaaaattaaaaatctaatcTAGAATTAAGcgttaatacatatatattaattacttacgcatttatacacatatattttttagtttagaaattcattttagttaaagaatttatttctttttgttaaatttaagtaaaaaattttagtctttttaaaaaaataaaatttgttttataagtttaatgatttgtttttgctttattttttatcgtctgtttttttttcattgattaattttttttataattttactaatgttttcttaattagtttgattgtttataaaaatccaTAATAACATTAATCTTGCAagttatttacatatgtatatgttttcttAATCTATCttagaaaaataatatgtacactaaaaagaaattaattcaCATTTATCTAAATTTGCTATTTAGTAAACTATttacatatttcaatatttaattttaatgagatAGAACAAATGTgttgattaaatttaattttcaattataattacgatctaaattaaagcttaaaatgAAATCACAAATATTGAATGTATTATTTCAGACACAGTTTGAAATATTTCTTGAAGTTTGGAGGGAAGTCTATAAACAAGTTAGAATCGAAGATTCATTATTCGTAAAGAATTAAAGGACTCTTGCGGTAACAGTTTCTAAAATATACTCTTTTCTATCTTAAAGCCGTAATAcacgattgtcagatcttacaacgttgtcagtaaaatgttcagaaaatatccaACAATCGACTGAAcgtacaatttttcttttgcaacgttgtaaGTAAAAGCATTATTGACAATATTGCAaagcaaaatttgtaagttggcagtgttattagacattttctgcac
Proteins encoded:
- the LOC111677619 gene encoding protein henna; its protein translation is MMYQRQTSFDKPTRIEGSSYIAESTEKQEDRSTCLLFSPKDQNSGSLANSLKIFTKHNVNLFHIESRSSLRVPGYEFFVECDTKSGELGKAIDELREICSYFNVISRDYKDNVSAVPWFPRRIRDLDRFANQILSYGAELDSDHPGFTDPTYRARRKYFADIAYNYKHGQPLPHVEYTKEETETWGIMFRHLTKLYKTHACKEYNHVFPLLVDNCGFREDNIPQLEDVSNFLKDCTGFTLRPVAGLLSSRDFLAGLAFRVFHSTQYIRHPSKPMYTPEPDVCHELMGHVPLFADPDFAQFCQEIGLASLGAPDDFIEKLATIFWFTVEFGLCRQEGELKAYGAGLLSSFGELQYCLSDKPQHKDFDPEVTGVTKYPITQFQEVYYVADSFESAKEKTIKFANSIPRPFGVRYNAYTQSIEVLDSKHQIANLMENINSEFQILQNAVQKLKI